The proteins below are encoded in one region of Micromonospora pisi:
- a CDS encoding MFS transporter yields the protein MSESMTATTPTRSPDPRRWRILGLVGVAQLMLILDVTVVAIALPHMGADLDLRRETLTWVVSGYTLAFGGLLLLGGRAADLFGARRLVLAGLLLFAAASLTAGLATSGPMLLSGRVAQGMAAAMLSPAALSLIVTIFDGDERNRALGIWSALGGSGAALGVLLGGVLTAGPGWTWIFFINVPVGLVLLFALRSYLPAQPAVATRAALDVPGAALVTAATATLIYALIRAGDHGWFTWTTAALLATSAVLYAGFMARQRLAANPLMNVRLLTRRPVATGTLLILVATALMIMMFFLGTFALQEHYGYGALTAGLLFLPIALSTMLGANAAGRVIGRTGPRTLAVAGLLVAAAGLAIPAIWDGAAPMVVGMTVAAAGTGSLFVVASATALGQVAAHEAGLASGIVSTFHEFGASLGAAVASSVAAVSLAGTGTDGFARGFTTGAVVAVVAAAAALAITPNSRSR from the coding sequence GTGTCCGAGTCCATGACCGCAACCACTCCGACCCGTAGCCCTGATCCGCGACGCTGGCGGATCCTGGGGCTGGTCGGCGTCGCGCAACTCATGCTCATCCTTGATGTGACCGTCGTGGCGATCGCTCTGCCGCACATGGGCGCAGACCTCGACTTGCGGCGGGAAACCCTCACCTGGGTGGTCAGCGGCTACACCCTCGCGTTCGGTGGGCTACTGCTGCTCGGAGGTCGCGCCGCCGACCTGTTCGGAGCCCGCCGGCTCGTCCTGGCCGGTCTGCTGCTGTTCGCGGCGGCATCCTTGACCGCGGGACTGGCCACCTCTGGACCGATGCTCCTGTCCGGTCGGGTCGCGCAGGGCATGGCCGCCGCCATGTTGTCCCCGGCGGCACTGTCGCTCATCGTCACGATCTTCGACGGCGACGAACGCAACCGTGCCCTCGGCATCTGGTCCGCGCTGGGCGGCAGCGGCGCCGCACTCGGCGTCCTGCTCGGCGGAGTCCTCACCGCCGGACCAGGTTGGACATGGATCTTCTTCATCAACGTCCCGGTCGGTCTGGTGCTGCTGTTCGCGCTCCGCTCGTACCTGCCGGCGCAGCCGGCGGTCGCGACCAGGGCCGCCCTCGATGTTCCCGGCGCGGCCCTGGTGACCGCTGCGACAGCGACCCTGATCTACGCGCTCATCAGGGCCGGAGACCACGGCTGGTTCACCTGGACCACCGCCGCGCTACTGGCGACATCGGCGGTCCTGTACGCCGGGTTCATGGCGCGTCAGCGCCTGGCCGCAAATCCGCTCATGAACGTGCGGCTGCTGACCCGCAGGCCCGTGGCGACCGGCACCTTGCTGATCCTCGTTGCCACCGCACTCATGATCATGATGTTCTTCCTCGGCACGTTCGCCCTACAGGAACACTATGGCTACGGCGCACTGACCGCGGGCCTGCTCTTCCTGCCCATCGCGCTCTCCACCATGCTCGGCGCCAATGCGGCGGGGCGCGTCATCGGCCGCACCGGACCCCGCACCCTGGCGGTGGCCGGGCTGCTCGTTGCCGCCGCCGGCCTGGCCATCCCCGCGATCTGGGATGGGGCCGCCCCCATGGTGGTCGGCATGACGGTCGCGGCTGCCGGCACCGGGTCCCTGTTCGTCGTCGCCTCCGCCACCGCACTGGGACAGGTGGCCGCACACGAAGCTGGCCTCGCCTCCGGAATCGTCAGCACCTTCCACGAATTCGGTGCCTCACTCGGCGCAGCCGTCGCCTCCAGTGTCGCCGCCGTCAGCCTCGCCGGCACCGGCACCGACGGCTTCGCCCGCGGCTTCACGACCGGCGCGGTCGTCGCCGTGGTTGCCGCCGCCGCCGCACTCGCCATCACACCGAATTCCCGCTCCAGGTAA
- a CDS encoding zinc-dependent alcohol dehydrogenase family protein — protein sequence MRGVLLREFGGPLVLEEIEKPAPGPGQVLVRVAASGVNPLDTKIRAGKAAHARSQLPAVLGMDLAGVVAEVGPEVTGFARGDEVYGLTGGIGDLQGSLAEYVAVDARLLAPKPESLSLREAAVAPLAVITSWEALVDRAQVGAGQRVLVHGGAGGVGQMAVQIARARGAEVFATGSTRNLETITSLGAIPIDYTTTPVEDYVAEHTGGEGFDVVFDTIGGATLDLSFTAVRTYTGHVVSALGWGTHSLAPLSFRGASYSGVFTLLPMLTGRGREHHGEILRKAGALADAGGLKPLLDPRRFTLATVADAHAVVANGTSTGKVVIDVA from the coding sequence ATGCGCGGCGTACTGCTCAGGGAATTCGGCGGCCCGCTGGTCCTGGAGGAGATCGAGAAACCCGCACCCGGCCCCGGACAGGTACTGGTTCGGGTAGCTGCCAGCGGTGTCAACCCGCTGGACACCAAGATCCGCGCGGGAAAGGCCGCACACGCGCGGAGCCAACTGCCGGCCGTACTCGGCATGGACCTGGCCGGTGTCGTGGCGGAGGTCGGCCCGGAGGTCACCGGCTTCGCTCGCGGTGACGAGGTGTACGGGCTGACTGGCGGCATCGGTGATCTTCAGGGATCGCTGGCCGAGTACGTGGCCGTCGACGCCCGGTTGCTCGCGCCCAAACCGGAGTCGCTGAGCCTGCGGGAGGCCGCTGTTGCGCCACTCGCCGTTATCACCAGCTGGGAGGCGCTGGTGGACCGGGCGCAGGTGGGCGCCGGGCAGCGGGTGCTGGTCCACGGCGGGGCCGGCGGGGTCGGACAGATGGCCGTCCAGATCGCCCGCGCCCGGGGAGCCGAGGTCTTCGCCACCGGATCGACCCGGAACCTGGAGACCATCACGAGCCTCGGGGCCATTCCGATCGACTACACCACCACCCCGGTCGAGGACTACGTCGCCGAGCACACCGGCGGCGAGGGGTTCGACGTCGTCTTCGACACCATCGGTGGTGCCACCCTCGACCTGTCCTTCACCGCAGTCCGCACCTACACCGGCCACGTCGTCAGCGCGCTCGGCTGGGGCACCCACAGCCTCGCGCCGCTGTCGTTCCGTGGCGCCAGCTACTCCGGCGTCTTCACCCTGCTGCCGATGCTGACCGGTCGGGGACGCGAGCACCACGGGGAGATTCTGCGCAAGGCCGGTGCCCTGGCTGACGCGGGTGGGCTGAAGCCTCTCCTCGACCCCCGGCGGTTCACTCTGGCCACCGTCGCCGACGCGCACGCCGTCGTGGCGAACGGCACCAGTACCGGAAAGGTCGTGATCGACGTGGCGTGA
- a CDS encoding helix-turn-helix domain-containing protein — MATIALAAIDGMLHFELAMAAEIFVRDPSGLADPWYDLVVCGPGPVRIGRFQLEPDNGLDRLARADTVIVPAVEDIDADVPPDLLDAVRAAHEAGARMVSLCTGAFVLAAAGVLDGLRATTHWAHTEALAARYPRVTVEPDVLYVDNGNVLASAGKAAAIDLCLHLIRRDHGSTVANAVARRLVVPPHRAGGQAQFVTTPVPAHDDHPLANLFPWAMERLDRPLTVEDLARQANMSSRNLARHFKSATGTSPLRWLSTQRIRRAQELLEKTDNSIDAIARAAGMGTATTLRRQFNRTVGVPPDAYRRTFRSDRP; from the coding sequence ATGGCCACAATCGCGCTCGCCGCCATCGACGGGATGCTGCACTTCGAGCTCGCCATGGCCGCCGAGATCTTCGTCCGCGATCCCTCCGGCCTGGCAGACCCGTGGTACGACCTCGTGGTCTGCGGCCCGGGCCCGGTTCGGATCGGCAGATTCCAGCTGGAACCTGACAACGGATTGGACCGGCTCGCTCGCGCCGACACCGTGATCGTCCCTGCCGTGGAAGACATCGACGCGGACGTACCACCCGACCTGCTTGACGCCGTCCGCGCGGCCCACGAGGCGGGCGCTCGGATGGTCTCGCTGTGCACCGGTGCGTTTGTGCTGGCCGCCGCCGGGGTGCTGGACGGGCTGCGCGCGACCACGCACTGGGCGCACACCGAGGCGCTAGCCGCCCGCTATCCCCGGGTGACGGTCGAGCCGGACGTGCTCTATGTCGACAACGGCAACGTACTCGCCTCTGCCGGCAAAGCCGCCGCGATCGACCTGTGCCTGCACCTCATCCGCCGCGACCACGGCTCGACGGTCGCCAACGCCGTCGCCCGCCGCCTGGTAGTGCCTCCGCATCGCGCCGGTGGCCAGGCCCAGTTCGTCACCACTCCGGTGCCCGCCCACGACGACCATCCCCTTGCCAACCTGTTTCCATGGGCGATGGAACGGCTCGACCGTCCGCTGACCGTGGAGGACCTGGCTCGCCAGGCGAATATGAGCTCACGCAACCTGGCCCGCCACTTCAAGTCGGCAACGGGCACCTCGCCGCTGCGGTGGCTGTCAACGCAACGGATCCGCCGAGCTCAGGAGCTGCTGGAGAAGACCGACAACAGCATCGACGCCATCGCTCGGGCGGCCGGCATGGGCACCGCCACGACGCTGCGCCGACAATTCAACCGCACCGTCGGTGTCCCTCCGGACGCCTACCGTCGCACCTTCCGCAGCGACCGGCCCTAA
- a CDS encoding dihydrofolate reductase family protein, which yields MRKIVVSMWISLDGYVAGPRDEMDWLLIDEQVQRYEQDLVENAGSLMLGRITHADFAGYWPQAAGNPDEPDEVRRYARRVDDLEKIVVSASGNTAPWRNTRRLERIDPGEIGEIKRGSGGNVVIYGSLGVIRSLVDLRLVDEFHLLVHPLFLCRGKALFDGNQPPVRLGLLSAEPFASGVVLMKYRPIDDTPTVS from the coding sequence ATGCGCAAGATTGTCGTTTCGATGTGGATCAGCCTTGACGGCTATGTTGCCGGCCCCCGGGACGAGATGGACTGGCTGCTGATCGACGAGCAGGTTCAGAGGTACGAGCAGGACCTGGTGGAGAACGCCGGCAGTCTGATGCTGGGTCGGATCACGCACGCCGATTTTGCCGGCTACTGGCCGCAGGCCGCCGGGAACCCTGACGAACCTGACGAGGTGAGGAGGTACGCCCGACGGGTCGACGACCTGGAAAAGATCGTCGTGTCCGCTTCCGGGAATACCGCACCGTGGCGGAACACCCGCAGACTCGAGCGCATCGACCCCGGCGAGATCGGTGAGATCAAACGTGGTTCCGGCGGGAACGTCGTGATCTACGGCAGCCTCGGAGTGATCCGATCCCTCGTCGATCTCCGACTCGTCGACGAGTTCCATCTCCTGGTCCATCCTCTCTTCCTTTGCCGGGGCAAGGCCCTCTTCGACGGCAACCAACCGCCCGTACGGCTGGGGCTGCTCTCCGCCGAGCCCTTCGCCTCCGGAGTCGTCCTCATGAAGTACCGCCCCATCGACGACACCCCCACCGTGTCCTGA
- a CDS encoding GNAT family N-acetyltransferase, which produces MTRENDRYVIRPGRACDAVELARLHASVQLQTVTNGQPHPGIAAWVEDLLDGHPSVAPDDFLVAEDSATGRPVASLVGLRQDWCLAGVRLPVAQVELVGTASEHRGNRLTERLFAALHQRYAVDGVPVQIIEGIPYFYRRLGYDYALANDGAALVPVTALPAIGQDRSDGSSSGPMVRPATVADADALADIDQRLADVNALVCARDAEVWRYEIAGRRPADIARREVAVLVHGADVRGYLVHGARLSAAGELIVVAAACERPADWPQAAAAMHAHLNQVGRQYEASADRPFAAVRPILDPNHPLARLGPPGVVKRPRGWYVRTGNPVDLLARLQPLLRNRWHTAELRWPEPALTIDTYGHAARLEFTDGELTAVTAIPGAVSPSTDPRTHAAIPPGALLQLSIGHRTLPEVLGNWPDCLLRDRFTEHFLTAAFPHVPVRVWPRN; this is translated from the coding sequence ATGACAAGGGAAAACGACCGCTACGTGATCCGGCCGGGCCGAGCCTGCGACGCCGTCGAACTCGCTCGCCTGCACGCATCGGTCCAGCTTCAGACGGTGACCAACGGGCAACCGCACCCCGGCATCGCCGCGTGGGTCGAAGACCTGCTGGACGGCCATCCCTCGGTCGCGCCCGACGATTTCCTGGTCGCCGAGGACTCCGCCACCGGCCGGCCGGTGGCCAGCCTCGTGGGGCTGCGGCAGGACTGGTGCCTGGCCGGAGTCCGACTGCCGGTAGCCCAGGTAGAACTGGTCGGCACCGCGTCGGAGCACCGCGGGAACCGGCTCACCGAACGGCTGTTCGCCGCGCTGCACCAGCGGTACGCGGTCGACGGTGTGCCGGTCCAGATCATCGAGGGAATCCCGTACTTCTACCGGCGGCTCGGCTACGACTACGCCCTGGCCAACGACGGTGCCGCGTTGGTACCGGTCACCGCGCTGCCGGCCATCGGGCAGGACCGGTCGGACGGCTCCTCCAGCGGCCCGATGGTCCGCCCCGCCACCGTCGCGGACGCGGACGCCCTGGCCGACATCGATCAGCGGCTCGCTGACGTAAATGCCCTGGTCTGCGCGAGGGACGCCGAGGTGTGGCGGTACGAGATCGCCGGGCGCCGTCCGGCGGATATCGCCCGGCGGGAGGTCGCCGTCCTGGTGCACGGCGCCGACGTGCGGGGCTACCTGGTTCACGGTGCCCGGCTCTCCGCCGCCGGCGAACTGATCGTGGTCGCGGCGGCCTGCGAGCGACCGGCCGACTGGCCGCAGGCCGCCGCCGCCATGCACGCACACCTGAACCAGGTCGGCCGGCAGTACGAGGCATCGGCGGACAGGCCGTTCGCGGCGGTCCGCCCCATCCTCGACCCGAACCACCCGCTGGCCCGCCTCGGCCCGCCCGGGGTAGTGAAGCGGCCCAGAGGGTGGTACGTCCGCACCGGCAACCCGGTCGACCTGCTCGCCCGGCTACAACCGCTGCTGCGAAATCGCTGGCACACAGCCGAACTGCGATGGCCCGAGCCAGCGCTGACCATCGACACGTACGGCCACGCCGCCCGGCTGGAGTTCACCGACGGTGAGCTGACCGCAGTGACGGCCATACCCGGCGCCGTCAGCCCGTCCACCGACCCACGTACCCACGCCGCCATCCCGCCCGGCGCTCTGCTCCAGCTCAGTATCGGCCACCGCACCCTGCCCGAAGTACTGGGCAACTGGCCGGACTGTCTCCTACGCGACCGCTTCACCGAACACTTCCTCACAGCGGCGTTTCCCCACGTGCCGGTCCGGGTCTGGCCCCGCAACTGA
- a CDS encoding TetR/AcrR family transcriptional regulator, with amino-acid sequence MATRTRKTNTEERILRTAGELFYANGLRGVGIDQVIAESGVAKSTLYVHFRTKDELVAAYLRRTDDSWMAQLQAAAARSGDRPADQLVGLFDALLDAFDRHGFFGCPFVSAAVEAPLDSEARAITIRHVERRQAWLTELTRRTGTADPVALARQIGLLIDGALASGRLLQDRAVVDEAKAAVRSLVTQAS; translated from the coding sequence ATGGCCACGAGAACGAGGAAGACCAACACCGAGGAGCGCATCCTGCGCACCGCAGGGGAGCTGTTCTACGCAAACGGGCTGCGGGGCGTCGGTATCGATCAGGTCATCGCCGAGTCCGGGGTGGCCAAGTCGACGCTGTACGTACATTTCCGTACCAAGGACGAGTTGGTCGCCGCCTACCTGCGGCGGACCGACGACTCATGGATGGCCCAACTGCAGGCAGCCGCGGCGCGCTCCGGTGACCGGCCGGCGGACCAACTGGTCGGGCTCTTCGACGCGCTCCTGGACGCCTTCGACCGGCACGGCTTTTTCGGTTGCCCCTTCGTCAGCGCGGCGGTCGAGGCACCGTTGGACTCGGAGGCCCGTGCGATCACCATTCGTCACGTCGAGCGCCGGCAGGCGTGGCTCACGGAGTTGACCAGGCGAACCGGCACGGCCGACCCGGTCGCACTCGCCCGGCAGATAGGGCTCCTGATCGACGGCGCGTTGGCCTCCGGTCGGCTGCTGCAGGACCGGGCGGTGGTGGACGAGGCGAAGGCTGCCGTCCGGTCGTTGGTCACCCAGGCGTCCTGA
- a CDS encoding saccharopine dehydrogenase family protein — protein sequence MSSGQTVAVFGAYGHTGRFVVTQLRVCGFVPLLLGRDEGKLRALAASHPGLEYRVASVDEPASLDQALKGAAAIVNCAGPFASTAAPVIEAALRAGVPYVDVAAEIEANLDTFARFTDRAQAAGVAVVPAMAFFGGLGDLLVTTAMGDWTAADEAHVAYGLSSWHPTAGTLASGTVSRERRDGRRVRYTGGRLEYHLDESALPTLEWDFPAPTGRRTVLGEFTMADVVTVPSHLSIPEVRTYMTAGAAKDLTAPDTPAPTAVDELGRSAQTFTVDVIVRSGDRRRRVVASGQDIYAISAPLAVEAVHRILASRTRTSGVASAGKIFDAPDFLRALSAYISLEPCHESRAPQIV from the coding sequence ATGAGTTCGGGGCAGACTGTGGCGGTGTTCGGCGCGTACGGACACACTGGGCGGTTCGTGGTGACGCAGTTGCGCGTGTGCGGGTTTGTACCGCTTCTCCTCGGTCGTGACGAGGGCAAGCTCCGGGCGTTGGCGGCATCGCATCCGGGGCTCGAATACCGGGTGGCGTCGGTCGACGAGCCAGCCTCGCTCGACCAGGCACTCAAGGGCGCCGCCGCGATCGTCAACTGTGCCGGGCCGTTCGCCTCGACCGCAGCCCCGGTGATCGAGGCTGCCCTGCGCGCCGGGGTCCCGTACGTGGACGTGGCGGCCGAGATCGAGGCCAACCTCGACACGTTCGCGCGCTTCACCGACCGCGCTCAGGCCGCGGGCGTCGCGGTGGTCCCGGCGATGGCCTTCTTCGGCGGACTCGGCGACCTGCTGGTCACGACGGCAATGGGCGATTGGACGGCGGCCGACGAGGCGCACGTCGCGTACGGACTCAGCAGTTGGCACCCCACGGCGGGGACCCTCGCCTCCGGCACCGTCTCCCGGGAACGGCGCGATGGCCGACGTGTCCGCTACACCGGTGGCCGGCTGGAGTATCACCTCGACGAGAGCGCCCTGCCGACCCTGGAATGGGATTTCCCCGCTCCGACGGGTCGCCGGACCGTACTCGGCGAGTTCACGATGGCCGACGTCGTCACCGTTCCCAGTCACCTGTCCATCCCCGAGGTGCGCACGTACATGACCGCCGGCGCGGCCAAGGACCTGACCGCTCCAGACACACCCGCACCGACCGCGGTCGACGAGCTTGGCCGGTCAGCGCAGACGTTCACCGTCGATGTCATCGTGCGCTCGGGTGACAGGCGACGACGTGTCGTCGCCAGCGGTCAGGACATCTACGCCATCAGCGCGCCGCTGGCGGTCGAGGCGGTCCATCGCATTCTCGCCAGTCGGACGAGGACGAGCGGGGTCGCCTCCGCCGGAAAGATCTTCGACGCGCCCGACTTCCTCCGCGCGCTGTCCGCGTACATCTCGCTCGAACCGTGCCACGAGTCCCGGGCGCCACAGATCGTCTGA
- a CDS encoding BTAD domain-containing putative transcriptional regulator, with protein MEFRLLGPFEARQDGHVVEVGSRRQERCVLALLLLDVGRLVTTDRLIELLWNGHPPGSSRGAIHTYIGRLRASLVPYGVRISTRGDGYVLEGEGHRVDVEEFDRLVSQAGVVTDPTERVRLLDRALALWRGPLLADTAEDELRERLCGPLDELRLTGIELRAEAQLALGMHTQVVGDLTSLVRQFPIREQLVATLMTALYRGARQADALLLYQVTRRRLVDDIGVEPGAKLREVHRRILRADHRLDRPGQPVYEVRVRDEVLPWNVGGHPALEFCNTLAGWGQDPPLPGSEWLRGYRTLAVWTGYVGLVDDVAVSRLVALARRDPDRAAAVLDEARVLRTRLYACLTDQGDRRAFDAVARFAEAAAKTLVFSRDVDGGGRWRPNLAAGLRVPVHAVAWSAAELLGDPRRLTVRACPDRRCGWLFLDETGLRRWCSLAACGRSAAETPCRTVARQRAR; from the coding sequence ATGGAATTCCGACTGCTCGGACCTTTCGAGGCCCGCCAGGATGGTCACGTCGTAGAGGTCGGCAGCCGGCGCCAGGAGCGGTGCGTCCTCGCGCTCCTCCTGCTCGACGTGGGCCGTCTGGTCACCACCGACCGGCTCATCGAGCTGCTCTGGAACGGTCACCCACCAGGCTCGTCGCGTGGCGCGATCCACACGTACATCGGCCGGCTGCGCGCGTCGCTGGTGCCGTACGGGGTGCGGATCAGTACCCGGGGGGACGGGTACGTGCTGGAGGGGGAGGGGCACCGGGTGGACGTCGAGGAGTTCGACCGGCTCGTGTCCCAGGCGGGCGTGGTCACCGATCCCACCGAACGGGTACGTCTGCTCGACCGGGCGCTGGCCCTCTGGCGTGGTCCGCTGCTTGCCGATACCGCCGAGGATGAACTGCGGGAACGGCTGTGCGGTCCGCTCGACGAACTCCGACTCACCGGCATCGAACTGCGAGCCGAGGCACAGCTCGCACTGGGGATGCACACTCAGGTGGTCGGTGACCTGACCTCGCTGGTCAGGCAGTTCCCGATCCGGGAACAGCTCGTTGCCACGCTCATGACCGCCCTGTACCGGGGTGCCCGGCAAGCCGACGCGTTACTGCTCTACCAGGTGACCCGGCGCCGGCTGGTGGACGACATCGGAGTCGAGCCGGGGGCGAAGCTGCGCGAGGTGCACCGGCGGATCCTTCGTGCGGACCATCGACTCGACCGGCCAGGTCAGCCCGTGTACGAGGTGCGGGTGCGTGACGAGGTTCTGCCGTGGAACGTCGGGGGTCATCCGGCCTTGGAGTTCTGCAACACCCTCGCCGGCTGGGGACAGGATCCGCCGTTGCCTGGTTCGGAATGGCTGCGTGGTTACCGCACCCTGGCGGTGTGGACGGGGTACGTGGGACTCGTCGACGACGTCGCGGTGAGCCGACTCGTGGCGCTCGCCCGGCGTGACCCCGATCGGGCCGCCGCTGTGCTCGACGAGGCCCGGGTGCTGCGTACCAGGTTGTATGCCTGCCTGACCGACCAGGGTGACCGGCGGGCGTTCGACGCCGTGGCGCGGTTCGCGGAGGCGGCCGCGAAGACGCTCGTGTTCAGCCGCGACGTGGACGGCGGTGGACGGTGGCGGCCGAACCTCGCGGCCGGCCTTCGGGTGCCGGTGCACGCGGTGGCGTGGAGCGCGGCCGAGTTGCTGGGTGACCCGCGTCGGCTCACCGTCCGGGCCTGCCCCGACCGCCGGTGTGGCTGGCTCTTCCTGGACGAGACCGGGTTGCGCCGCTGGTGCAGTCTCGCCGCCTGCGGCCGATCGGCGGCCGAGACCCCTTGTCGAACCGTTGCACGCCAGCGCGCCCGCTGA
- a CDS encoding winged helix-turn-helix transcriptional regulator gives MSGLRSYGDPCGVARGLDVIGERWAALVVRDLLLGPKRFNDLLGGLPGVSPNVLSQRLRELTEHGVVQRREMGAPTRVRLYELTDWGRALEPLLLQLGRWGSQAPPLPEGALGVDSLLLSIKAGFDPAQAAELRGVYEFHVDADTYLAEVGDDSVQIRRDTAPGRPDATLTTDIDTLRAVCDHQITLDAALDSGKLRLSGDKHATRRLTDLLLAPFTPPPQPAAGA, from the coding sequence ATGAGCGGCCTGCGTAGCTATGGGGACCCGTGCGGTGTGGCGCGCGGACTGGATGTCATCGGAGAGCGGTGGGCGGCACTGGTGGTGCGGGACCTCCTGCTCGGCCCGAAGCGTTTCAACGACCTACTCGGCGGCCTGCCCGGCGTGAGCCCGAACGTGCTCAGCCAGCGGCTACGCGAGTTGACCGAGCACGGTGTGGTGCAGCGGCGGGAGATGGGCGCCCCGACGCGGGTCCGCCTCTACGAGCTCACCGATTGGGGCCGCGCGCTGGAGCCCCTCCTCCTACAGCTCGGACGTTGGGGAAGCCAGGCTCCACCGCTACCCGAGGGCGCCCTCGGCGTCGACTCCCTGCTGCTCAGCATCAAGGCGGGCTTCGATCCGGCGCAAGCCGCGGAGCTACGCGGCGTGTACGAGTTCCACGTCGACGCCGACACCTACCTCGCCGAAGTCGGCGACGATTCGGTTCAGATCCGTCGCGACACGGCACCCGGGCGGCCCGATGCGACGCTGACCACCGACATCGACACCCTCCGGGCCGTCTGCGACCACCAGATCACCCTGGATGCGGCACTGGACTCGGGGAAGCTGCGCCTGAGCGGCGACAAGCACGCCACCCGGCGCCTCACCGACCTTCTCCTGGCGCCGTTCACGCCCCCGCCTCAGCCCGCCGCCGGGGCGTGA
- a CDS encoding pyridoxamine 5'-phosphate oxidase family protein has product MSLSNSQAASPRQGDVTLLNSPVAQRLLAAPLLARLAYSGYDGTPRLIPMNFLWTGEEVVVGAFAGTYKIRDLRARPDVAISIDTADRPPQVLMLRGRVTLAEVEGILPEYAEMQRAGMGDEAGNAYLEAIDKPGLRMVRIGLRPTWVGVLDFQERFPELTPEPVRAAFGGR; this is encoded by the coding sequence ATGAGCCTTTCCAACAGCCAAGCGGCGAGCCCGAGGCAGGGCGACGTGACGCTGCTGAACAGCCCCGTGGCGCAGCGTCTGCTCGCCGCACCGCTGCTGGCGCGCCTGGCCTACAGCGGGTACGACGGCACGCCGCGCTTGATCCCGATGAACTTCCTCTGGACCGGTGAAGAGGTGGTCGTCGGCGCGTTCGCCGGCACGTACAAGATTCGCGACCTGCGGGCCCGGCCAGACGTGGCCATCTCCATCGATACCGCCGACCGGCCTCCGCAGGTGCTCATGCTGCGCGGGAGGGTCACCCTGGCCGAGGTCGAGGGCATCCTGCCCGAGTACGCCGAGATGCAGCGTGCGGGGATGGGTGACGAGGCGGGCAACGCCTACCTGGAGGCGATCGACAAGCCCGGCCTGCGGATGGTGCGGATCGGTCTGCGCCCCACCTGGGTCGGAGTCCTCGACTTCCAGGAGCGGTTCCCGGAGCTGACACCCGAACCTGTCCGGGCCGCCTTCGGTGGACGGTAG
- a CDS encoding TetR family transcriptional regulator: MIRDAQATQQRLLAAAADEFSAYGIAGARVDRIATAAKSNKAQIYHYFGSKERLFDAVLDAIVRRTAGEVPIDVNDLPGYAGRLFDRYEDDPRIARLATWYRLERPGEPEQIKVLSDTIRDELQQIRRAQEDGTLPARYRPADLLNLVLHLSFLWASVFPELKDQFAKVSRAHRRRILTEAVKALLTPDDESVDGGQDQQAALS, translated from the coding sequence ATGATTCGAGACGCGCAGGCGACCCAGCAGCGGCTCCTCGCCGCGGCTGCGGACGAGTTTTCGGCGTACGGAATCGCAGGGGCCCGGGTGGACCGGATCGCCACGGCCGCGAAGAGCAACAAAGCGCAGATCTACCACTACTTCGGCAGCAAGGAGCGGCTGTTCGACGCCGTGCTGGACGCGATCGTGAGGCGGACGGCGGGCGAGGTGCCGATCGACGTGAACGACCTACCCGGCTACGCGGGGCGGCTGTTCGACCGCTACGAGGACGATCCCCGGATCGCCCGGCTCGCCACCTGGTACCGCCTTGAGCGGCCGGGCGAACCCGAACAGATCAAAGTGCTGTCGGACACCATCCGCGACGAACTCCAGCAGATCCGCCGAGCCCAGGAGGACGGGACCCTGCCGGCCCGGTACCGACCGGCCGACCTGCTGAACCTCGTACTGCACCTGTCGTTCCTGTGGGCATCCGTGTTCCCTGAGCTGAAGGACCAGTTCGCGAAGGTCTCCCGAGCGCACCGCCGACGCATCCTCACCGAAGCGGTCAAAGCACTACTGACACCGGACGACGAGTCGGTAGACGGTGGCCAGGACCAGCAGGCGGCGCTCTCCTAG